Proteins from a genomic interval of Inediibacterium massiliense:
- a CDS encoding serine hydrolase, whose amino-acid sequence MQKFLEENIFKPLGMDNTVAYEKGISTIKNRAYGVAKKHGKYVECDQSITSAILGDGGIYTSLMDYYKWDQALYTDKLVSYDTLNEILNGGSEVDRREGMGYGWFHYYNKRKW is encoded by the coding sequence TTGCAAAAATTTTTGGAGGAAAATATTTTCAAACCATTAGGAATGGACAATACCGTAGCTTATGAAAAGGGTATCTCTACTATAAAAAATAGAGCTTATGGTGTAGCAAAGAAACATGGAAAGTATGTTGAATGTGATCAAAGTATTACAAGTGCTATTCTTGGAGATGGAGGCATCTATACATCCTTGATGGATTATTATAAATGGGATCAAGCATTATATACAGATAAATTAGTAAGCTATGATACACTCAATGAAATTCTTAACGGAGGTTCAGAAGTTGATAGGAGGGAGGGTATGGGATATGGTTGGTTTCATTATTATAATAAGAGAAAATGGTAA
- a CDS encoding alpha/beta hydrolase yields the protein MIKQNFKIENIPAILWGNQSDKLFVVVHGNMSNKEDDMVIVFAQEAIKRGYQVLSFDLPEHGERKDENYACKVQNCVQDLDKIMCYAQSLSNNISIFACSMGAYFSLLAYKNMHLKQCLFLSPVVNMERIITNMMIWFNVSESRLKVEKEIPTPIGQTLYWDYYCYVKKHPIVVWNHPTSILYGSEDNLCELDVVSAFVKFFNCDLEVMEGGEHYFHTKEQLQFFRKWLQKHICVK from the coding sequence ATGATAAAACAAAATTTTAAAATAGAAAATATCCCTGCCATTTTATGGGGCAATCAATCAGACAAGCTATTTGTAGTGGTACATGGTAATATGTCCAACAAGGAAGATGACATGGTTATTGTATTCGCACAAGAGGCAATAAAAAGAGGGTATCAAGTACTTAGTTTCGATTTGCCTGAACATGGGGAACGAAAAGATGAAAACTATGCTTGTAAAGTGCAAAATTGTGTTCAAGACCTTGATAAAATTATGTGTTATGCACAATCATTATCAAATAATATAAGTATATTTGCTTGTAGTATGGGAGCATATTTTAGTTTATTAGCATATAAAAATATGCATTTGAAACAGTGTTTGTTTCTCTCACCAGTGGTAAATATGGAACGTATTATAACTAATATGATGATATGGTTTAACGTAAGTGAGAGCAGATTAAAAGTAGAAAAAGAAATCCCAACCCCTATCGGGCAAACACTTTATTGGGATTATTACTGTTATGTGAAAAAGCATCCTATTGTTGTTTGGAATCATCCAACTTCAATTCTTTATGGTTCAGAAGATAATTTATGTGAGTTAGATGTAGTATCTGCATTTGTAAAATTCTTCAATTGTGATTTGGAAGTAATGGAGGGCGGAGAACATTATTTCCATACAAAAGAACAGCTACAATTTTTTAGAAAATGGCTGCAAAAGCATATATGTGTTAAATAA
- a CDS encoding lactate utilization protein: MDKNITWYIDKQVEKTIKNLNGRNMEGYYIHNRQQLLKKLKELIDEGSTVGVGDSMTLFETGVIDFLRSGKVNFLDKYKNGLTSEEKRELYIKNFSADTFICSTNALTEDGELYNIDGNGSRVAPMIYGPKQVILVTGINKIVRDIEEAERRVRRYAAPIDAKRLNKETPCTQLGYCVDCKSTNRICNDFVIIRGQFIKGRIKVIIVGEQLGY; the protein is encoded by the coding sequence ATGGACAAAAATATTACATGGTATATTGACAAACAGGTTGAGAAAACTATAAAAAATCTAAATGGCCGTAACATGGAAGGATATTATATTCATAACAGGCAGCAGTTATTAAAAAAGTTAAAAGAGCTTATAGATGAAGGTTCTACTGTTGGGGTAGGAGATTCTATGACTCTTTTTGAAACAGGAGTAATAGACTTTTTAAGAAGTGGAAAAGTTAATTTTTTAGATAAATATAAAAATGGATTAACAAGTGAAGAAAAAAGAGAACTCTATATTAAAAATTTTTCTGCTGACACATTTATTTGTAGTACAAATGCATTAACAGAAGATGGGGAGTTATATAATATTGATGGAAATGGAAGCAGAGTGGCTCCGATGATATATGGACCGAAACAAGTTATTTTAGTAACTGGAATCAATAAAATCGTTAGAGATATAGAAGAAGCTGAAAGAAGGGTACGCAGGTATGCAGCACCTATAGATGCTAAAAGGTTAAATAAAGAAACTCCATGTACTCAGCTAGGGTACTGTGTGGATTGTAAAAGCACAAATAGAATTTGCAATGATTTTGTGATCATTAGAGGACAATTTATTAAAGGAAGAATAAAGGTAATTATTGTTGGAGAACAGTTAGGATATTAG
- a CDS encoding AraC family transcriptional regulator: protein MNQKEYILAINQAINYIHNNIGKNFTVEDIANHCCFSKFYFNRIFKSIVNESIYSFTRRLKMEHAAFRLRTTKDRSITEIALEVGYSPSNFATAFKDYFGISASDYRKDSLRPFKNSYRPIVEYISTMKMQEDFFQQVNSKITIKKLPKMNVEYERFIGNYCDLEAAWEKFCKKLEKRQMIDHNSIFIGISYDDPLIVDEDRCIYDMCVKVDKIMGMNVLRIEEGLYACYKFYDKIENLARAYNEVFALWMPFTKYTIGDRAPLEIYQSPLDEERRMEVDICIAIK from the coding sequence ATGAACCAAAAAGAATACATACTGGCAATCAATCAAGCCATTAATTATATACATAATAACATTGGTAAGAATTTTACTGTAGAAGATATAGCAAATCACTGCTGTTTTTCTAAATTTTATTTTAATAGAATATTTAAATCTATTGTAAATGAGAGTATTTATTCTTTTACAAGAAGACTAAAGATGGAGCATGCTGCATTCAGACTAAGGACAACCAAAGATAGGTCAATAACAGAAATAGCACTTGAAGTCGGATATAGCCCATCCAATTTTGCCACTGCTTTTAAAGATTACTTTGGAATAAGTGCATCAGATTATCGAAAGGATAGTCTAAGACCTTTTAAAAATTCCTATAGACCTATTGTGGAATATATTTCTACCATGAAGATGCAGGAAGATTTTTTTCAACAGGTTAATTCAAAGATTACAATAAAAAAACTACCTAAAATGAATGTAGAGTATGAACGATTTATTGGAAACTATTGCGATTTAGAAGCTGCCTGGGAAAAATTTTGTAAGAAACTTGAGAAAAGACAAATGATAGATCACAATAGTATATTTATTGGAATATCCTATGATGATCCTCTAATCGTTGATGAAGATAGATGCATATATGATATGTGTGTAAAAGTTGACAAAATCATGGGGATGAATGTTCTTCGAATCGAAGAAGGACTGTATGCCTGTTATAAATTTTATGATAAAATAGAAAACTTAGCAAGAGCATATAATGAGGTTTTTGCTTTATGGATGCCTTTTACTAAATATACGATTGGCGACAGGGCGCCCCTTGAAATATATCAATCTCCACTAGATGAAGAAAGGAGAATGGAAGTAGATATATGTATAGCCATAAAGTGA
- a CDS encoding anti sigma factor C-terminal domain-containing protein yields the protein MGDKNNREYLHSEEELDKIFEEAKSNKISKAVKKAKRFSTIKIIMISFITVIIVSIATISISNEISDQRWDEYIQKIKYRYVVQAPNKFPGMFYSYKGYFGGEIEHKTFKYINGKRVYTGTYGIQYNLLGENFPQGNGSFISNTNMNWEEQNYLPRYNDIGQELMVFYYPYVDYGNRYKNDLSLLEDIGDKKYMEIALSFDKEYSIDEVYNMIPKNLNLTWYWVDTVKDNDKKTKKQYTDKQNVGGKIVPVEQYPDLCYENDAYGIKTINEYGEKIESPEENFIQGLKEGEITHIYDIIAGADGKLTKEDIKIQGVVVTGDAESLKSLRNFTFIKASSIGVITDKY from the coding sequence ATGGGAGATAAAAATAATCGAGAGTATCTACATAGTGAAGAGGAATTAGATAAAATATTTGAAGAAGCGAAAAGTAATAAAATAAGTAAAGCAGTAAAAAAAGCAAAAAGATTTTCTACTATAAAAATTATAATGATTAGTTTTATTACAGTTATTATTGTATCCATTGCTACTATTTCAATAAGTAATGAGATAAGTGATCAGAGGTGGGATGAATATATACAAAAAATAAAGTATCGATATGTAGTCCAAGCTCCTAATAAATTTCCTGGTATGTTCTATAGTTACAAAGGATATTTTGGTGGAGAAATCGAACATAAAACTTTTAAATATATCAATGGGAAAAGAGTATATACTGGAACTTATGGTATTCAATATAACTTGCTTGGAGAAAACTTCCCTCAAGGAAACGGATCTTTTATAAGCAATACAAATATGAATTGGGAAGAGCAAAATTATTTACCCCGATATAATGATATAGGCCAGGAACTAATGGTATTTTATTATCCTTATGTGGACTATGGCAATAGATATAAAAACGATTTAAGTTTATTAGAGGATATAGGAGATAAAAAATATATGGAGATTGCTTTGTCTTTTGACAAAGAATATAGTATAGATGAAGTTTATAATATGATACCGAAGAATTTAAATCTAACATGGTATTGGGTGGATACAGTAAAAGATAATGACAAAAAAACAAAAAAACAATATACTGATAAACAGAATGTGGGAGGAAAAATAGTACCAGTAGAACAGTATCCGGATTTATGTTATGAAAATGATGCTTATGGAATAAAGACTATAAATGAATATGGAGAAAAGATAGAAAGTCCAGAAGAAAACTTTATTCAAGGACTAAAAGAAGGAGAAATAACACATATTTATGATATTATAGCAGGAGCAGATGGAAAATTAACTAAAGAGGATATTAAAATTCAAGGAGTTGTAGTTACAGGGGATGCAGAAAGTCTTAAGTCACTAAGAAATTTTACATTCATAAAAGCATCATCCATTGGAGTGATTACAGATAAATACTAA
- a CDS encoding class I SAM-dependent methyltransferase: MINKILFYLRLGYKLIKKDVVNREDYRGEYDKVSDTYHYWLKEMGRYTDHIIHSKYIETDKELKILDFACGTGYITKNLLTKSTKCKITSVDQSSKMLEKLLDISDDRVVVVQSDGIEFLKTSNEKFDVIFFGWALSYFDHHELFKLFNRVLKPEGIFAIITNVDGTLDKIEKIFLNVMNENQKEVVKPMDIKLNLPQGKKGLAKWCNLYGFKVLEVEEEEVFFNFKEPEELLQWLNITGAAAGTRKIFRNYDEMKPFIIEKIKKEKYKNGVYEINHKFAYGIFRKE; this comes from the coding sequence ATGATCAATAAAATATTGTTTTACTTAAGGCTTGGATATAAGCTTATAAAAAAAGACGTTGTAAATAGAGAAGATTATAGAGGAGAGTATGATAAAGTGTCAGATACCTATCATTATTGGCTCAAAGAGATGGGGAGATATACGGATCATATTATTCATTCAAAGTACATAGAGACAGATAAAGAGTTAAAAATATTAGATTTTGCTTGTGGAACAGGCTATATAACAAAAAATTTATTAACTAAATCTACAAAATGTAAAATTACTTCTGTAGATCAGTCCAGTAAAATGCTTGAGAAGCTTTTGGATATCAGTGATGATAGAGTAGTAGTTGTTCAAAGTGATGGTATTGAATTTTTAAAAACTTCTAATGAAAAATTCGATGTTATATTTTTTGGCTGGGCTCTTTCTTATTTTGATCATCATGAGCTATTCAAGCTTTTTAATAGGGTTTTAAAACCAGAAGGTATATTCGCTATCATTACAAATGTGGATGGAACTTTGGATAAAATAGAAAAAATATTTTTAAATGTTATGAATGAGAATCAAAAGGAAGTTGTAAAACCTATGGATATAAAATTAAATTTACCTCAAGGAAAGAAAGGTTTAGCCAAATGGTGCAATTTATATGGATTTAAAGTTTTAGAAGTAGAGGAAGAGGAGGTCTTTTTTAATTTTAAAGAGCCTGAAGAACTTCTACAGTGGCTAAATATAACTGGGGCAGCAGCGGGAACTCGGAAAATATTTAGAAATTATGATGAAATGAAACCTTTCATAATTGAAAAAATTAAAAAAGAAAAATATAAAAATGGAGTTTATGAAATAAATCATAAATTTGCATACGGTATTTTTAGAAAGGAATAG
- a CDS encoding radical SAM/SPASM domain-containing protein, giving the protein MSIHNLKIITKMAFDKNVLKSLIEIYNILKEDKQFNLLKYIKMMRSMLKGEKIVKHQDQYILSTFLPPFPSQSFIQNILAVDEPINIFTKQIYAQRTAPISMYLCITNKCPNNCIYCSAKNRKEEKELSKEEWMKVIEEIQDMKTPIIGITGGEPLVHEDIFDMIEAIDSRSTIILFTSGFNLSYEKAKKLKDSGLFGIGISLDSYDKDTHNKNRNSEKAFDYALDALRNANKAGLYTMAQTVILKENLEEKKLFKLFKLAKDNGAHEVKILEPILSGSLLTEKQLDNVFYSERDRQKLIEIQHRANKISSLPKISTFAYTESEAKFGCGAGNQHSYISATGELYPCDFVPMSFGNVKKESIKKLWVEMHNSIGKPKIGCFAQKVNKEVFKKSEGRLPLNKEKAICICSQNKSNKYPKYYRDLQ; this is encoded by the coding sequence ATGAGTATTCATAATTTGAAAATCATTACAAAAATGGCTTTTGATAAAAATGTTTTAAAAAGTTTGATAGAGATTTACAATATTTTAAAGGAAGACAAGCAGTTTAATCTATTAAAATATATAAAAATGATGAGGAGTATGTTAAAGGGAGAAAAGATAGTAAAGCATCAAGATCAGTATATATTGAGTACCTTCTTGCCACCTTTCCCATCTCAATCATTTATACAAAATATCCTAGCAGTAGATGAGCCGATCAATATATTTACAAAGCAAATATATGCTCAAAGGACAGCACCTATCTCTATGTATTTGTGTATAACAAATAAATGTCCTAATAATTGTATTTATTGTAGTGCAAAAAATAGGAAAGAAGAAAAAGAATTATCAAAAGAAGAATGGATGAAGGTTATAGAGGAGATTCAAGATATGAAAACTCCTATTATTGGAATAACAGGGGGAGAGCCATTAGTACATGAAGATATATTTGATATGATAGAAGCTATAGATAGTAGAAGTACAATCATTCTATTTACGAGTGGCTTTAATTTGAGCTATGAGAAAGCAAAAAAGTTAAAAGATAGCGGTTTATTTGGTATAGGAATAAGCTTAGATTCTTATGATAAAGATACACATAATAAAAATAGAAATAGTGAAAAGGCTTTTGATTATGCACTTGATGCCCTTAGAAATGCAAATAAGGCAGGACTATATACTATGGCTCAAACGGTTATATTAAAGGAAAATCTAGAAGAGAAAAAACTATTTAAGTTGTTCAAATTGGCTAAAGATAATGGGGCACATGAAGTAAAGATCTTAGAACCTATACTCAGTGGCAGTCTTTTAACTGAAAAACAATTAGATAATGTATTTTATAGTGAGAGGGATAGACAAAAACTTATAGAGATACAGCATAGAGCAAATAAAATAAGTAGTTTACCCAAGATAAGCACTTTTGCTTATACAGAAAGTGAAGCTAAATTTGGTTGTGGTGCAGGGAATCAACATTCTTATATAAGTGCCACAGGAGAATTGTATCCTTGTGATTTTGTACCTATGAGTTTTGGTAATGTAAAAAAAGAATCTATCAAAAAACTTTGGGTTGAAATGCACAACTCTATCGGTAAGCCCAAAATAGGATGCTTTGCTCAGAAAGTGAATAAAGAAGTATTTAAGAAATCAGAAGGTAGGCTTCCCCTTAATAAAGAAAAGGCAATTTGTATTTGTAGTCAAAATAAAAGTAACAAATATCCAAAATACTATAGGGATTTGCAGTAA
- a CDS encoding class I SAM-dependent methyltransferase, translating into MKKINDFDKVYRHYDKFMDMFKLYKLEEIKAAANIDGHEVVVDIGGGTGRLAQYICESCKTVYVLDESEKMLSKVNQGKNLISIKGNALKAPFKNNSIDTVILSDVFHHIKEQKELVIEIDRILKDRGKVVMLDFDRKHIKTRLLRVFEFILFGRLFFKTKEEVRSLLEEYFDIKKVYDKGYYFIFVGEKR; encoded by the coding sequence ATGAAAAAAATAAATGATTTTGATAAGGTTTATAGGCATTATGATAAATTTATGGATATGTTTAAATTATATAAGCTCGAAGAAATAAAAGCTGCTGCCAATATAGATGGACATGAAGTGGTTGTAGATATAGGAGGAGGAACTGGAAGATTGGCTCAGTATATTTGTGAAAGCTGTAAGACAGTTTATGTACTTGATGAGAGTGAGAAGATGCTTTCAAAGGTAAATCAGGGAAAAAATCTGATCAGTATAAAGGGAAATGCTTTGAAAGCTCCCTTTAAAAACAATTCCATTGATACAGTCATATTGAGTGACGTTTTTCATCATATCAAGGAACAAAAAGAGCTTGTTATTGAAATAGATAGGATATTAAAGGATCGTGGAAAGGTAGTGATGTTAGATTTTGATAGAAAACATATAAAAACTAGATTACTGAGAGTGTTTGAATTTATTCTATTTGGACGATTATTTTTTAAAACCAAAGAGGAAGTCAGAAGTCTATTAGAGGAATATTTTGATATAAAAAAGGTTTATGATAAGGGGTATTATTTTATATTTGTAGGAGAGAAAAGATGA
- a CDS encoding MATE family efflux transporter: MKENTKNNSVMRTFLQYSIPCIMGMFLTSFITLVDGMFIGWKIGEKGLAAINLTLPVLYILLGITIMIGVGGSTLAMQSLGEKNQLKANQQFTLTLVLNVVVNVMIIVFIVVFMNQILYFLNAKGELYFYVKNYFGIMIFFYIFMMMNITAAMFIRGEGKPQLSLLFILIANTVNIILDYLFIVKLDYGMKGAASASGFSMILAFILSSAYFLKGKSVFKFSKIKIDLKEIKSIIFNGSSEFIGQIAISVTMYLFNFIIIKRIGINGVAAFTIVGYISLIQYMILTGIAQGIHPLISYSFGAKDRETIFKVLGMGIKAVFLVGSIAFIMTFVATEGIIKIFSRDNSELMSIANSGLRIYSITFIFNGFNVVTSTYFTSIGDAKTSGIISMLRSLILISVFIFTLPYILGDSGIWLTTPLAEAITFVVSYSCIKKSRKVENKLGQVLK; encoded by the coding sequence ATGAAAGAAAATACAAAAAATAATAGTGTGATGAGAACTTTTCTACAGTATTCCATTCCATGCATCATGGGTATGTTTCTTACTTCTTTTATAACATTAGTGGATGGAATGTTTATTGGGTGGAAGATAGGAGAGAAAGGTCTTGCAGCGATCAATCTTACCTTGCCAGTATTATATATACTACTTGGTATAACTATCATGATTGGAGTAGGCGGTTCGACTCTTGCTATGCAAAGTTTAGGTGAAAAAAATCAATTAAAAGCAAATCAGCAATTTACACTTACACTAGTGTTAAATGTAGTAGTGAATGTGATGATCATAGTTTTTATAGTAGTATTTATGAATCAAATCCTATATTTTTTAAATGCAAAAGGGGAGCTCTATTTTTATGTTAAGAATTATTTTGGGATCATGATTTTCTTTTATATATTCATGATGATGAATATAACTGCGGCTATGTTTATAAGAGGCGAAGGAAAGCCACAATTATCTTTATTATTTATCCTGATAGCTAATACAGTTAACATCATATTAGATTACTTGTTTATTGTAAAGTTGGATTACGGTATGAAGGGAGCAGCATCAGCATCAGGATTTTCGATGATTCTCGCTTTTATACTAAGTAGTGCATATTTTTTGAAAGGAAAATCAGTTTTTAAGTTTAGTAAAATCAAAATTGATTTAAAAGAAATCAAAAGTATAATTTTTAATGGTTCATCAGAGTTCATAGGACAGATTGCAATATCAGTTACAATGTATCTTTTTAACTTTATCATTATCAAGAGAATTGGGATTAATGGCGTGGCTGCTTTTACAATTGTTGGATATATATCATTGATCCAGTATATGATTTTAACAGGGATAGCACAAGGTATACATCCCCTGATAAGCTATAGCTTTGGAGCCAAAGATAGAGAAACAATATTTAAAGTACTAGGGATGGGTATCAAGGCAGTATTTTTAGTAGGGAGTATTGCATTTATTATGACCTTTGTAGCAACAGAGGGTATTATAAAAATATTTTCTCGTGACAATAGTGAACTTATGAGTATAGCAAATTCTGGGCTGAGAATCTATTCAATAACATTTATATTCAATGGATTCAATGTTGTCACGTCTACTTACTTTACTTCTATTGGAGATGCCAAAACATCTGGAATCATATCCATGCTTAGAAGTCTCATTTTGATAAGTGTATTTATTTTTACACTGCCATACATTTTGGGTGATTCAGGTATATGGCTCACAACTCCCTTAGCAGAGGCTATAACCTTTGTGGTTTCGTATAGTTGTATAAAAAAATCTAGAAAGGTAGAAAATAAACTAGGGCAGGTGCTAAAATAA
- a CDS encoding RNA polymerase sigma factor encodes MKDETLESLLTNEIKIIFKYLIKIGATKEDAEDIVQDTLCKTIINIDSLDERKIVSWMFKVSINKYYNIYKENKKLNKYVGDLDDNVLRKMSTDTLTEEYILNDEYKEYVNKTLYALKPTYRNLLIMKYFMDLSYKEISKLLDFDEDKVKTYLYRARNKFKEAWEELNYGR; translated from the coding sequence ATGAAAGATGAAACTCTAGAAAGTTTATTAACAAATGAAATAAAGATTATTTTTAAATATCTAATAAAGATAGGTGCTACAAAAGAAGATGCAGAGGATATAGTACAAGATACATTATGCAAGACGATCATAAACATTGACTCTTTAGATGAAAGAAAAATAGTTTCTTGGATGTTTAAGGTATCTATAAATAAATATTATAACATATACAAGGAAAATAAGAAGTTAAACAAATATGTAGGGGATTTAGATGATAATGTGTTAAGAAAAATGTCTACGGATACTTTAACTGAAGAGTACATTTTAAATGATGAATACAAAGAATATGTGAATAAAACTTTATATGCATTAAAACCAACATATAGAAACTTGTTGATCATGAAATACTTTATGGATTTATCCTATAAAGAGATATCAAAGCTTTTAGACTTTGATGAAGATAAAGTAAAAACCTATCTCTATAGAGCAAGAAACAAATTTAAAGAAGCTTGGGAGGAATTAAATTATGGGAGATAA
- a CDS encoding DUF4153 domain-containing protein, which produces MKRLKEILINSIKGISLAGSRFPMTVVNLLAAASIIFRLIAMDEVPSVMLQKLIFTFVVGAVFGMVAQFAVERFHKLSGKRVLVYVVALLLLVGYFLILLPAPEMSAEITIRSLVAVFALVCMLLWIPPYKSEVNFNLVALIHFKSIFTAVLYSAVLSAGIAAIVGTIDILLFTVNNDTYAYTMTVIWVVFAPVYYLSLLPRFNSESEADQRMIKHASSYPKFLDILVSNIVIPLISVYTLVLIAYFIKILSTLTWPSGQVGPMVLIYSIAGLLIFVLSSLLENRFVLFYRKIFPKILIPIVIMQLISVGIRLNTYGVTESRYYIAIFGVFSIIVGVLLSFSTVSKNGRIALLAAIFAIISIIPPVDAFTVSRRSQINRIQSILENEGMLIDGKIIKKEDASEYTKLETTNILDYLERSSSLEYIDWLPKNFTIYNDFTATFGFEPTYSIYKNGDQRYINVLLDTQQPLPVSGYDVLLNTFVGRYMDEKEIKDLNFELNGKNYRLKVNRISNDEVRVSILDSLGTELVGTGLNEFAKGIIGKTNVMKEVLPPKEMSFDVIKNEYKLKIIFQNISYTYGRDSDSGTDYAIYVLFATSK; this is translated from the coding sequence ATGAAACGTTTAAAAGAAATTTTGATCAACAGTATCAAAGGGATTTCCTTAGCAGGATCTCGTTTTCCAATGACGGTAGTTAACTTATTGGCAGCGGCTTCTATCATTTTTAGATTGATTGCTATGGATGAGGTACCATCTGTGATGCTTCAAAAGTTGATTTTTACATTCGTAGTAGGTGCGGTTTTTGGCATGGTTGCACAATTTGCAGTTGAAAGATTTCACAAACTTTCTGGAAAGAGGGTTTTAGTATATGTAGTAGCATTGCTACTTCTTGTAGGTTATTTTCTGATTTTGTTGCCTGCACCTGAAATGAGTGCTGAGATCACAATAAGAAGTTTAGTGGCCGTTTTCGCCCTAGTTTGTATGCTACTATGGATTCCGCCCTATAAGTCTGAAGTGAACTTCAACTTAGTTGCTTTGATTCACTTTAAATCTATTTTTACTGCTGTACTCTATTCAGCAGTTCTTTCGGCAGGAATTGCAGCTATTGTTGGAACCATTGACATTTTGCTCTTTACAGTTAATAATGATACTTATGCGTATACTATGACAGTCATATGGGTGGTATTTGCGCCCGTCTACTATTTATCGCTTCTGCCGAGATTCAATTCAGAATCTGAAGCAGATCAAAGAATGATCAAACACGCCAGTAGTTATCCAAAATTCTTGGATATTCTGGTATCAAATATTGTAATTCCTTTGATTAGTGTATATACGTTGGTATTAATTGCTTATTTTATAAAGATACTTTCCACGCTTACGTGGCCGTCTGGGCAGGTTGGGCCAATGGTATTGATTTACTCTATAGCTGGTCTTTTAATTTTTGTACTATCAAGTTTACTCGAAAATCGATTTGTTTTATTCTATCGTAAGATATTCCCGAAAATCCTTATTCCTATTGTTATTATGCAGTTAATATCTGTTGGCATTCGTTTGAATACATATGGTGTAACGGAGTCGAGATACTATATTGCCATCTTTGGAGTATTCTCCATCATAGTGGGGGTGCTTTTAAGTTTTAGCACGGTTTCAAAAAATGGACGAATTGCTTTACTTGCTGCTATATTTGCGATCATTTCAATTATTCCTCCAGTGGATGCTTTTACTGTCTCTCGAAGGAGTCAAATTAATAGAATTCAATCCATCCTTGAAAATGAAGGGATGCTTATAGATGGCAAAATTATCAAGAAAGAGGATGCATCTGAATATACCAAACTTGAGACCACTAATATTTTGGATTATCTCGAAAGAAGTAGCTCGTTGGAGTATATAGACTGGCTACCAAAGAATTTTACAATCTATAATGATTTTACAGCAACTTTTGGATTTGAACCGACGTATTCTATCTATAAGAATGGAGATCAAAGATATATTAATGTTTTACTAGATACACAGCAACCTTTACCAGTTTCAGGATATGATGTTCTACTCAATACCTTTGTAGGCAGATATATGGATGAAAAAGAAATAAAAGACCTTAACTTTGAACTAAATGGTAAAAATTATCGATTGAAAGTGAATAGGATTTCAAATGATGAAGTGCGTGTTTCTATTTTGGATTCATTGGGTACTGAACTTGTTGGAACAGGTCTGAATGAATTTGCTAAAGGAATCATTGGAAAAACCAATGTAATGAAGGAAGTGTTACCGCCAAAAGAGATGAGTTTTGATGTCATAAAAAATGAGTATAAGTTAAAAATTATTTTTCAAAATATAAGTTATACATATGGAAGGGATTCTGATTCAGGTACTGATTATGCCATTTATGTTTTGTTTGCAACGTCTAAGTGA